CCCGGTGTTTCCTTGACGGTTGATCCGACTGAAGCAAGTATCTTCGAGTTTCTCGGCAACAGCCTCCCCAAGGACCAGTTGGCAACACTTAGCCGATCTGTCACCGAGTTACCCATGCATCCTTTTCTCTTGGTATTACTTGGTGGCACGATTGCCGGTCTCACAATCAACGGGATAGCTGGTTTTGGAGAGGAACTCGGGTGGCGCGGACTTCTTCTTCGCGAATTAGCCGGACTAGGATTCTGGCGAGCATCTTTCACTATTGGGCTCATTTGGGGCTTGTGGCATCTTCCTTTCATTCTTCACGGTTATAACTACCCAGGCTATCCCATTGCAGGTGTTTTCATGATGATCGTGTGGACAGTTCTGTTCAGCCCCCTAATCGCTTACGTCTCCATCCGATCGAACTCGGTAATACCTGCTGCAATAATGCATGGCGCACTGAACGGAACGGCCATGGCACCCGCCATCGTGCTCAAGGGTGGTGATGCTCTACAGGTAGGTGTCATGGGATTCGCGGGAATGCTTGTTCTCTTTTGTTTTAACGTTGCGCTTCTCGTTCTATGCAAACCGACAGAATGGCACAACAAATGGATGGAGCGGACGCTTGACAGCGCCGCTCATCCATGACGTTAGGCCGCCGTATATACCAACGAATCATAGGGAGGTCCGTATGGTTCGAGCCATGTTCGCATTTTTTGTTTGCGCAGTGATCGCTCAGGGCTGCGCTCCGGCTTCACCGGACGTTATGAGTGAGCAGGAGAAGGCTGCTGTCGCTGAATCAGTTGGGAAGAGGGTCGAATGGTATGTTGCTGCGATAAGGACTCTTGATCTCGATCGGATGCTTCAGTTCTGGGCAGACACCGATGGATTCGTTTTCGCCGGGGACGGATCGCTGACGATCGGCTACGATGCATACGCGGCCCAGTTGCGCGATGCCATCGGTTCCACGGCTCAGGTCAACAGCATAGAGATTAGGGACCCTCAAGTCTATGTACTAAGTCGAGATGCGGCCGCCTACAGTATGGAGTTTGAGTGGAGTATGACGAGCGTAGCTGGCGATACCACGAGGTCTCGCGGAGCTTGGACTTACGTCTTCAAGCGGTTGGACGGTAAATGGAAGGTTGTGCATTCTGCTGGTAAGCATCTTTACTACTGAGACATGTATGCACCCAGGCATGGCAGCCTAACCAGCGGTTCCACCTGTCCGCCTTGAACTCGCCTCCCAGTAAGCTGATCCAGTTTTAGCGAAATGCTTCAAGCCGCCACCGCCTGAATCAGCTCTATAATCTTCTTCGGCATCTCACGCAGAAAAGTTTGAAAAATAGTATCGTTGGATCCAACAGAAAAAATCAGAAATAATCTTAACTGAGGCCAAAGAGGATCATTTTCATTCATTGTTGAGTATAACTTAAATGATGTCACTCACCAGGATTTTTTAAAATGATTGTCGTATATACAAATAAAGAACTCGAACAAGCACGGCGAAACAAGGAAGAAAAGATCATCGTGGAGGGGAACAGTGCTCGAAGCCTGCTTTTCCGGCGCATGTTCCAGAATATAATCGGAGTCATTTTGATTGGTGTCTCACTTTTCGCCCTTCCCGTAAAAGGCGTATTGACCAAGTCCGATGGCGTGTATTCCGGACCGGCACCAGGTTTCCGTTATCCCCTATCCAGCGGAAGTCCGCCCACTTTAATGGAAATAGTCCTGCTGGCGATTGTCTTTTTTGCGGGAGTTCTGATTATCTGGAAACCGTGGTCAGTCTATGAGACATCCAGATTGGGTGAGCAACCTTTGAAAGTAATTCTCCTCCGTAAAAAATAGTGCTCGATTACGATAGGCGGGCTAAAGTTGTCCAATAATTAAGAGAGCGTTTATCCTGATGGCTGTGGTCTGATTACCTGAGTGAAGGCTGAGCCGCAACATCGGCAATCAGTTCGATCTTGCCCACTCTACCATGTGTCAGTACCATGGTATCATTGGGGGAAAGGGATACAGTTAGCAAAAGCTGTCAGCTGTGTGTTACCTGTCAAAATCCGCGGTGGCGCCTCCAGATGATAAGCACGAGGATTCCCAGGATACCCGTTGGCGGAGTGGGAAGAAGAGACAGAAACGAGAATGTCAAAAGCACTGTGTTCGTGTCACGGACCAGCATTTGAAGGATCGCGCGCACTAGATAAACATAGTAAATAATCGCAAGCACCAGGATCACGATGCCGATTATTACGCACACGTAAGGATTGAAACAGCCGGAACAGATAGGACACATATCGCACCTCCGAATCGAGAAGAGATAAGGGCAGGAAGTTAAGCAAGTGGCTTACCCACAGCAAGAAAAGTAATCCATTGGCAGAGCCTGCGTCAATGCAGGCCTTCATTTTTTATTCAGCGCGGAGAGATGATCTCCTTCCCCGATAACGGTACTGGAAACGGCGGCTGGAAAGTGCAGCACCTGGTTAAAGGATATTTTGGTCTATAAGAGAAGTCAATCCTTTCTTTTTTTGTTCAGTTGAAAGGGTTTGATTGAAAATGAATTTTTCGAGCCAGGCTTCATCTCTTTCATGCTTGGGTTGGGTTTCGACTCTTTCAAGAAGTTGGCCGCAGGCGTCAGGTGAACCAATACTGGTTGGAAGATATCTCAACCCAATTTATCTTTTCAAGCCATTCCCGCCCCCAACACTATCCCCAACATTTTTAGCTGATTTCTGAGGAAATAAAGGACAAAAGGGGTGTGCAGGGGGAAGAGGACCGTGTGTAATATGAGCTACAGGGCCTTTATATTGGCACTTGTATGCAGCGATTTTTACAGTCCATAGCTCTTAAAGAGTATTGATTTAAACGTAATATAATCCGGAATAAGCGAGCTGCCCTGCAACCGCGATAAAAACTTGACTTGGGGAAATAAATGTGCTACCTTGGGTCGCGTAGCAGGGGAAGCTTGCTTTCTCTGCTTTTTTTTGGCCGTTGCTTCTGTTC
This genomic stretch from Candidatus Glassbacteria bacterium harbors:
- a CDS encoding CPBP family intramembrane metalloprotease, producing MFTPLISASITQKLIFRQNVMRPLRVSFLLNRWFLVALLLPDVLALGSTAASLLFPGVSLTVDPTEASIFEFLGNSLPKDQLATLSRSVTELPMHPFLLVLLGGTIAGLTINGIAGFGEELGWRGLLLRELAGLGFWRASFTIGLIWGLWHLPFILHGYNYPGYPIAGVFMMIVWTVLFSPLIAYVSIRSNSVIPAAIMHGALNGTAMAPAIVLKGGDALQVGVMGFAGMLVLFCFNVALLVLCKPTEWHNKWMERTLDSAAHP
- a CDS encoding nuclear transport factor 2 family protein → MVRAMFAFFVCAVIAQGCAPASPDVMSEQEKAAVAESVGKRVEWYVAAIRTLDLDRMLQFWADTDGFVFAGDGSLTIGYDAYAAQLRDAIGSTAQVNSIEIRDPQVYVLSRDAAAYSMEFEWSMTSVAGDTTRSRGAWTYVFKRLDGKWKVVHSAGKHLYY